One part of the Rothia sp. ZJ932 genome encodes these proteins:
- a CDS encoding ABC transporter substrate-binding protein: MNTPITSAFNRRGFFKVAGSASAALAFAAGVSACGNNNSSSGSTAEAGADAVNKDGVINAGIAYDVSTSFDPAVASGAGPMAANLHIFEGLTGLDPATRERYNALAASDPEMVDDTTYRVVLRDGAKFHDGSPVTANDVVSTFNRFSAPESLFAQFLYFLDSTTAVDEKTVEFKLNQAFPLFADRISLVQITPASAADNLEAFGANPIGSGPYKFVSATKGAEIKFERFEDYNGPRPALAKTMNWSILADAAARVTAMQSKRVQAIESVPYDNVKVLENSGVNVESVQSFGLLFLMFNCEKAPFDKKEVRQALFYGIDMDKVITNALLGNATAATSFLHKEHKDYVEASTVYTYDKAKAQQLLKDAGAEGISFTIHTTDHDWVKQCSQLVQESLKDLGLNVTISDQASAALYSDFVDSGNYDVVLAPGDPSVFGNDADLLLSWWYRGTTWPEKRFRWSNTDEYKQVQELMNSAVMAEDPKEDWKKAIDIIAENAPLYPLFHRKLPTAWDGSTLNGFKPLPTTGLSFQNVGSTQA; this comes from the coding sequence ATGAACACCCCCATCACCTCGGCATTCAACCGCCGCGGCTTCTTCAAGGTCGCTGGCTCAGCCAGCGCAGCACTCGCATTCGCAGCAGGCGTTTCAGCGTGTGGCAACAACAACTCATCATCAGGTTCAACCGCTGAAGCAGGCGCAGACGCAGTCAACAAAGACGGCGTCATCAACGCAGGTATTGCTTACGACGTATCAACCTCATTCGACCCCGCAGTTGCATCAGGCGCAGGCCCCATGGCAGCAAACCTGCACATCTTTGAAGGTTTGACCGGTCTTGACCCCGCAACCCGCGAGCGTTACAACGCTCTGGCAGCAAGCGACCCCGAGATGGTCGATGACACCACCTACCGCGTAGTATTGCGCGATGGCGCAAAGTTCCATGACGGTTCACCCGTGACCGCTAACGACGTTGTGTCAACCTTCAATCGCTTCTCAGCTCCCGAGTCACTGTTCGCACAGTTCCTCTACTTCCTGGATTCAACCACCGCAGTAGATGAGAAGACCGTTGAGTTCAAGCTCAACCAGGCGTTCCCCCTCTTTGCTGACCGCATTTCACTGGTGCAGATTACCCCCGCATCAGCAGCTGACAACCTCGAAGCCTTCGGCGCTAACCCCATCGGTTCAGGCCCCTACAAGTTTGTCTCAGCAACCAAGGGCGCAGAGATCAAGTTCGAGCGTTTCGAAGACTACAACGGCCCCCGTCCTGCTCTTGCAAAGACCATGAACTGGTCAATCCTTGCAGATGCAGCAGCTCGCGTGACCGCTATGCAGTCAAAGCGTGTTCAGGCTATCGAGTCAGTACCCTACGACAACGTTAAGGTTCTTGAGAACTCAGGCGTCAACGTTGAGTCAGTACAGTCTTTCGGTCTGCTGTTCCTCATGTTCAACTGCGAAAAGGCTCCCTTCGATAAGAAGGAAGTACGTCAGGCACTGTTCTACGGCATTGACATGGACAAGGTCATCACCAACGCTCTGCTCGGTAACGCAACCGCAGCAACCTCCTTCCTGCACAAGGAACACAAGGACTACGTTGAGGCTTCCACTGTCTACACCTACGACAAGGCTAAGGCTCAGCAGTTGCTCAAGGACGCCGGTGCTGAAGGTATCTCATTCACCATTCACACCACCGACCACGACTGGGTCAAGCAGTGCTCACAGCTGGTTCAGGAATCACTGAAGGACCTCGGTCTGAACGTCACCATCTCCGATCAGGCATCAGCTGCTCTGTACTCAGACTTCGTTGACTCAGGCAACTACGACGTTGTGCTGGCACCCGGTGACCCCTCAGTATTCGGTAATGACGCCGATTTGCTGCTCTCATGGTGGTACCGCGGTACAACCTGGCCCGAGAAGCGCTTCCGCTGGTCAAACACTGACGAGTACAAGCAGGTTCAGGAGCTCATGAACTCAGCTGTTATGGCTGAAGATCCCAAGGAAGACTGGAAGAAGGCTATCGACATCATCGCCGAGAACGCGCCTTTGTACCCCCTCTTCCACCGCAAGCTCCCCACTGCTTGGGACGGCTCAACCCTCAACGGTTTCAAGCCACTACCCACCACCGGTCTGTCATTCCAGAACGTTGGTTCAACGCAGGCGTAA
- a CDS encoding methionine ABC transporter permease — MSLSDIKWETFIPNKLIPGLLDTLYMVAATMLIAGVIGLIMGALLYTTRQGNILANRPVNIVLNFIVNVVRPIPFIILLAALGPATSAIVGSRLGTNAAIFAMCVGAVFAIARIVEQNMVSIDPGVIEAARAMGASKLRILFTVMIPEALGPLILGYTFLVIGVVDMSAMAGYIGGGGLGQVALVDGYQRFNDMITWTVVAVIIVLVQMVQLVGNLLARKVMRR, encoded by the coding sequence ATGTCACTGTCAGATATTAAGTGGGAAACTTTCATTCCCAATAAGCTGATTCCGGGGCTGCTTGATACCCTGTACATGGTTGCGGCGACCATGCTCATTGCCGGTGTCATTGGTCTGATTATGGGTGCTCTGCTGTACACGACTCGTCAGGGCAATATTTTGGCTAACCGCCCCGTCAATATTGTGCTGAACTTTATTGTGAACGTGGTGCGTCCTATTCCCTTCATTATTTTGCTGGCGGCTTTGGGACCGGCGACCTCCGCTATTGTGGGTTCGCGTCTGGGCACTAACGCGGCAATCTTTGCAATGTGTGTGGGTGCGGTTTTCGCTATTGCTCGCATTGTTGAGCAGAATATGGTGTCTATTGACCCGGGCGTTATTGAGGCTGCCCGTGCTATGGGTGCTTCAAAATTGCGGATTCTCTTTACCGTGATGATTCCTGAGGCTTTGGGTCCGCTGATTTTGGGTTACACCTTCTTAGTCATTGGTGTTGTTGATATGTCAGCGATGGCAGGTTACATCGGTGGCGGCGGCTTGGGTCAGGTTGCCCTGGTCGATGGCTACCAGCGTTTCAATGACATGATTACGTGGACGGTTGTTGCCGTGATTATCGTGTTGGTTCAGATGGTGCAGCTGGTGGGTAACCTGCTAGCCCGCAAGGTTATGCGTCGATAA
- a CDS encoding histidine phosphatase family protein, translating to MPSVLPEQPTSQELSGSLLLIRHGQTDWNKTKKMQGQVDIPLNAAGIEQAHATGQKLADEGFSFEVLVSSPFSRAAETARVIGTYLGLELERTYPQLVERAYGDAEGVQLTFEQSRTVYQDFAGVEPEENLFNRTVTVLRQIVRDYPGRRVIVVSHGSVIRRALSAAQGFEWVEPVPNATPLEISISGLFAWATENESMLPRP from the coding sequence GTGCCCAGCGTCCTGCCAGAACAACCCACTTCGCAAGAGCTCAGCGGGTCATTGCTCCTGATCCGTCACGGTCAAACAGACTGGAACAAGACAAAGAAAATGCAGGGGCAGGTTGATATTCCGCTCAATGCCGCAGGTATCGAACAGGCGCATGCAACCGGTCAAAAACTGGCAGATGAAGGGTTCAGCTTTGAGGTGCTGGTGTCATCCCCTTTCTCGCGCGCTGCTGAAACGGCTCGTGTCATTGGCACCTACCTGGGGCTGGAGCTGGAGCGCACCTACCCCCAATTAGTAGAACGTGCCTACGGGGATGCCGAGGGCGTTCAGCTCACCTTTGAACAGAGCCGTACTGTCTACCAAGATTTTGCTGGAGTTGAACCTGAAGAGAATCTTTTCAACCGCACCGTGACGGTCTTGCGTCAGATTGTGCGTGATTATCCGGGGCGCCGCGTCATTGTGGTGTCACACGGTTCTGTTATTCGCCGGGCGCTCAGTGCCGCCCAAGGCTTCGAGTGGGTGGAACCAGTCCCCAACGCTACCCCGCTTGAAATTTCTATCTCGGGATTATTCGCTTGGGCAACCGAGAACGAATCGATGCTGCCGCGCCCATGA
- a CDS encoding VanZ family protein codes for MKQSLSPSRSVTQLAPRAVFVLYLLVLGFIVLWPSHVDDNTAGGFVDALMQRGHTEGWLPLWFTYAVLEWLSNVVMFTPFGFLLVWLVRPQLRSWILVWGFLLTCAIESTQFFMPDRTSSWLDILANTLGVALGLLLAVFIKRCAKRP; via the coding sequence ATGAAACAATCTCTCTCACCATCGCGTTCGGTGACCCAGCTTGCACCGCGCGCTGTTTTTGTGCTTTATCTACTGGTGTTGGGCTTCATCGTGCTGTGGCCCAGTCACGTTGATGACAATACAGCCGGCGGGTTTGTGGATGCACTGATGCAGCGCGGTCACACCGAAGGCTGGTTGCCGCTGTGGTTCACCTACGCCGTTTTGGAATGGCTTTCAAACGTTGTCATGTTTACACCGTTTGGTTTTTTGTTGGTTTGGCTGGTGCGCCCACAGTTGCGTTCTTGGATTCTTGTGTGGGGTTTTCTGCTAACCTGCGCTATTGAAAGCACACAATTTTTTATGCCCGATCGCACCAGCTCATGGCTAGATATTCTAGCGAATACGCTGGGTGTCGCCCTCGGCCTTTTGCTAGCGGTTTTTATCAAACGCTGCGCAAAGCGTCCGTAA
- a CDS encoding methionine ABC transporter ATP-binding protein: MVELKNVLKVFKSGKTEVIAVNDVSLTINRGEIFAIIGYSGAGKSTLVRLINGLEETTSGHLFVDGFEISGKRESQLRDARTNIGMIFQQFNLMNSRTVAANVEFPLKIAGWDKAKRTARVAEMLEFVGLADKAKNYPDQLSGGQKQRVGIARALATSPSLLLADESTSALDPETTHEVLQLLKRVNHELGITIVVITHEMDVVSTIADRVAVMEKGRVVETGNVYEVFSAPQTATAQRFVGTTVKTAPTGEEAADLKHRHRGYLVNLEITEGNERLGQVLSRLAERRVHFNIVQGGLETLQGKTYGTLTLELLGDITSIDAVVAELQTVTRVQVVR, translated from the coding sequence ATGGTTGAGCTGAAGAATGTCTTAAAGGTTTTTAAGAGTGGTAAGACCGAGGTTATCGCTGTCAATGATGTGTCGCTGACTATTAACCGCGGCGAAATTTTTGCGATTATCGGTTATTCCGGTGCCGGTAAGTCTACTCTGGTGCGCTTGATTAACGGGCTGGAAGAAACCACTAGCGGTCACCTGTTTGTTGATGGTTTTGAGATTTCGGGTAAGCGCGAATCACAATTGCGCGATGCCCGCACCAACATCGGCATGATTTTTCAGCAATTCAACCTGATGAATTCTCGTACGGTTGCTGCAAATGTTGAGTTCCCCCTGAAGATCGCGGGTTGGGACAAAGCTAAGCGCACTGCTCGCGTTGCTGAGATGCTTGAGTTTGTTGGTCTTGCTGATAAAGCAAAGAATTACCCCGATCAGCTTTCGGGTGGTCAGAAGCAGCGTGTGGGTATCGCCCGTGCGCTGGCAACATCGCCCTCCTTGCTTCTTGCAGATGAGTCCACATCAGCGCTTGACCCTGAGACTACCCACGAGGTGTTGCAGTTGCTCAAGCGCGTCAATCATGAACTGGGCATTACCATTGTGGTCATTACCCACGAGATGGACGTTGTCTCAACCATTGCCGACCGCGTTGCCGTGATGGAAAAAGGACGCGTGGTTGAAACCGGTAACGTCTATGAGGTGTTCTCGGCTCCGCAGACTGCTACTGCCCAGCGTTTTGTGGGTACCACCGTCAAGACTGCGCCCACCGGTGAAGAAGCTGCTGATCTGAAGCACCGCCACCGTGGTTACCTGGTTAACCTTGAAATCACTGAGGGCAATGAGCGGCTGGGGCAGGTGCTTTCACGTTTGGCGGAGCGCCGCGTCCATTTCAATATTGTGCAGGGCGGCCTAGAAACCCTCCAGGGCAAAACCTACGGCACTCTCACTCTCGAATTGCTAGGCGATATCACGTCAATCGACGCTGTTGTTGCTGAGCTTCAAACCGTAACCCGAGTACAGGTGGTTCGCTAA
- a CDS encoding ABC transporter permease yields MSNFLRLLGRRLLALPVMLLGVTILVFVILQFTPGDPATIALGEGASEEAKAAYNREMGYDRPLVVQYFAFLARLVRFDLGMTTPPAQPVIDQIKMAFPMTLQLTFLGVVIAAVASLILGVVAALYRDRWPDQVIRVFSMASIATPSFWLGILLIQYFSLELGWFPSGGSSAPGAGFGPWINHMFLPALALAVPVSASLIRTVRTSMVEELDKDYVRTAIGNGVPRKQVITKNVLKNALITPVTVLGLRIGYLMGGAVVIEMIFSLNGMGNLIFNGITGNDINLVQGVVITIAVAFVLVNIVVDLLYMLINPRIRTV; encoded by the coding sequence TTGTCTAACTTTCTTCGACTTCTCGGAAGGCGCCTTCTTGCCCTTCCTGTCATGCTCTTGGGCGTGACCATTCTCGTCTTCGTTATTTTGCAATTTACCCCCGGTGATCCGGCGACCATCGCTCTTGGCGAAGGTGCCTCGGAAGAGGCGAAGGCAGCCTACAACCGCGAGATGGGCTATGACCGTCCCCTCGTCGTTCAGTACTTTGCCTTCCTTGCACGCTTGGTTCGCTTCGATTTGGGCATGACCACCCCCCCGGCTCAGCCCGTGATCGACCAGATCAAGATGGCATTCCCCATGACTTTGCAGCTCACCTTCTTGGGCGTTGTCATCGCTGCGGTAGCATCTCTTATTCTGGGCGTCGTCGCGGCGCTCTACCGCGATCGCTGGCCTGATCAGGTCATCCGCGTTTTCTCCATGGCATCCATCGCAACCCCCTCATTCTGGCTGGGTATTCTATTGATCCAGTACTTCTCCCTTGAATTGGGATGGTTCCCCTCCGGTGGTTCTTCAGCCCCCGGCGCTGGTTTTGGTCCCTGGATCAACCACATGTTCCTTCCTGCTCTTGCGTTGGCGGTGCCGGTGAGTGCGTCCTTGATTCGTACCGTTCGTACCTCAATGGTCGAAGAGCTCGATAAGGACTACGTTCGCACCGCTATCGGTAACGGTGTGCCCCGCAAACAGGTTATTACCAAGAATGTTCTCAAAAACGCTCTCATCACCCCCGTTACTGTTCTGGGTCTGCGCATCGGTTACCTCATGGGTGGCGCGGTCGTTATCGAAATGATCTTCTCACTCAACGGCATGGGTAACCTCATCTTCAACGGTATTACCGGTAACGACATCAACCTCGTTCAGGGCGTAGTTATTACCATCGCGGTTGCCTTCGTTCTGGTGAACATCGTCGTTGACCTTCTGTACATGCTCATCAACCCGCGTATTAGGACGGTGTAA
- a CDS encoding histidine phosphatase family protein — translation MPKNSASTLVLIRHGQTDWNIDRRFQGQVDIPLNATGREQAALAATNLSEFALMRQQTQPDFAWDGIITSPLSRAHETGQIIADALELPLLEQVDGLKERFFGDAEGEIVDRENWLHFETLFAGVEPETEFIDRGIEALNAITGKHAGKNIVVVSHGMWISKVMGHLTGGEHPIPENASVLEFNLALLEQ, via the coding sequence ATGCCCAAAAATTCTGCTTCCACTCTCGTTCTTATTCGCCACGGTCAGACTGACTGGAACATTGACCGCCGCTTTCAGGGGCAGGTTGATATTCCCCTGAACGCTACCGGACGCGAGCAGGCTGCTCTTGCTGCCACGAACCTCAGCGAGTTCGCACTGATGCGTCAGCAAACTCAGCCCGATTTTGCGTGGGACGGAATCATCACTTCACCACTTTCTCGCGCCCACGAAACCGGGCAGATTATTGCCGATGCTCTGGAACTTCCCCTGCTGGAGCAGGTAGATGGGTTAAAAGAAAGATTCTTTGGTGATGCCGAGGGCGAAATTGTTGATCGCGAAAACTGGCTACACTTTGAAACTCTCTTTGCCGGGGTAGAACCTGAAACTGAGTTCATTGACCGGGGTATCGAGGCACTAAACGCAATTACCGGTAAACACGCAGGAAAAAACATTGTGGTAGTCAGCCACGGCATGTGGATTTCTAAAGTTATGGGGCATCTGACCGGTGGAGAACACCCCATTCCCGAAAATGCCAGTGTGCTTGAGTTTAACCTCGCATTACTTGAGCAATAA
- a CDS encoding MetQ/NlpA family ABC transporter substrate-binding protein — protein MKKFVASLALVPLAFGLAACGSNSSEGETIKIGVTGASQEHEAFTEAAKEEGISVEIIDLADYNKPNPALKSGDIDLNWFQHLDYLSKYNVENDDNLQLVGPTVIYPMALFSSQYDSVEAIPEGGEIAIPNDPSNSGRALLLLEANGLVEFTSETDAPTVDDVDTKKSKVKISAVDATQTVRSMGSVAGSVVNNDFILDAGLDPNEALAMDDPANPSARKYVNAFVSRDGDQDNETYKKLVEIFHSQKVQDTVQEVSGGTAVEVTTDVEELRASLAELEEDLRNS, from the coding sequence GTGAAGAAATTTGTTGCCTCTTTGGCTCTTGTTCCCCTCGCATTCGGTCTCGCCGCATGCGGTTCAAACTCATCAGAAGGCGAAACCATCAAAATTGGTGTAACCGGCGCCAGCCAGGAACACGAGGCTTTCACCGAAGCAGCCAAAGAAGAGGGCATCTCCGTTGAGATCATTGACCTGGCTGACTACAACAAGCCCAACCCAGCCCTCAAGAGCGGCGATATCGACCTTAACTGGTTCCAGCACCTTGATTACCTCTCAAAGTACAACGTAGAGAACGATGACAACCTGCAGCTGGTTGGTCCCACCGTGATCTACCCCATGGCTCTGTTCTCATCACAGTACGATTCTGTTGAAGCGATCCCCGAGGGCGGCGAAATTGCTATCCCCAATGATCCTTCAAACAGCGGTCGTGCTCTGCTACTTCTTGAAGCTAACGGTTTGGTTGAGTTCACCTCAGAAACTGATGCTCCCACCGTTGATGATGTTGATACCAAGAAGTCCAAGGTGAAGATTTCTGCTGTCGATGCTACCCAGACCGTGCGTTCCATGGGGTCAGTAGCAGGTTCGGTTGTGAACAACGACTTTATTCTCGATGCGGGTCTTGACCCCAACGAGGCACTGGCAATGGATGATCCTGCTAACCCTTCAGCACGTAAGTACGTCAATGCTTTCGTCTCACGCGATGGGGATCAGGACAACGAAACTTACAAGAAGCTGGTAGAAATCTTCCACAGCCAGAAGGTTCAGGACACTGTTCAGGAAGTTTCCGGTGGCACCGCAGTTGAGGTTACCACCGATGTTGAAGAACTGCGCGCTTCCTTGGCTGAGCTCGAAGAAGATCTGCGTAACTCCTAA
- a CDS encoding DeoR/GlpR family DNA-binding transcription regulator — protein sequence MFAEERRAEIAKLVSSARRVNGADLARRYEVTMETVRRDLAALEAEGKLRRVHGGAVTVEQSTSVESSIALRQSMNTPEKQRIAQKAYDLLRDSDVGAVVLDAGTTIEILADRIATENFSLKSGSDRLIITHALHIAVKLAEADGIVLDLVGGQLRRMTWAAVGARAAEHFSTIRPDIAVIGVNGLDAEFGLSTPGLNEAIVKTAIVKSARRVVLLCDSAKFGQESLVRFAAFDDIDTLITDKEPEGELASALEESNVEVLIA from the coding sequence ATGTTTGCAGAAGAACGCCGTGCCGAAATAGCTAAGTTGGTATCATCGGCGCGGCGAGTTAACGGTGCTGACCTAGCACGACGTTACGAAGTCACCATGGAAACGGTTCGCCGTGACCTTGCCGCCCTCGAAGCTGAGGGTAAGCTACGTCGCGTCCACGGTGGTGCGGTCACCGTTGAACAGTCCACCTCCGTCGAATCCTCCATTGCCCTGCGCCAGAGCATGAACACCCCCGAGAAACAGCGTATTGCCCAAAAGGCTTATGATCTTTTGCGTGATTCGGACGTGGGGGCTGTTGTTTTGGACGCCGGTACCACTATTGAAATTTTGGCAGATCGTATTGCCACTGAAAACTTCAGTCTCAAATCTGGCTCTGATCGTCTGATCATTACTCATGCTCTTCACATTGCCGTGAAACTGGCTGAGGCAGATGGCATTGTGCTTGATTTGGTGGGCGGTCAGTTGCGCAGAATGACGTGGGCTGCTGTGGGCGCGCGCGCTGCCGAGCACTTTTCAACGATTCGCCCCGATATCGCGGTCATTGGCGTGAACGGTTTGGATGCCGAGTTTGGGTTGAGCACCCCCGGTCTTAATGAGGCAATCGTCAAAACCGCCATTGTTAAATCGGCGCGCCGCGTCGTGCTTTTGTGCGATTCTGCCAAGTTTGGGCAGGAATCGCTAGTGCGCTTTGCGGCTTTTGACGATATTGACACTCTTATTACAGACAAAGAACCCGAGGGTGAGCTTGCGAGTGCTCTCGAAGAATCCAACGTGGAGGTACTTATCGCATGA
- a CDS encoding HAD family phosphatase, giving the protein MFETSLSSDWYPTCAVFDCDGVLLDSESTWLTAQAELFERYGATFTQADEDALMGAAALDFARVLAANTTPHGASADDAAAHEKHIIEVVLEVEENMIERGMERIPGALDTIKKLSKVMPVAVASNSSADLLTRKMQAFGFAPYLTTWVGADDVASPKPAPDMYAEAIKRLGGDSQQTLTVEDSVTGARAAQESGANTLIFTGHGDTGAPGQGRFDSYTDPDFLATLNRWVKAARKA; this is encoded by the coding sequence ATGTTTGAAACTTCTCTCTCATCTGATTGGTACCCTACCTGCGCTGTCTTTGACTGCGACGGTGTTCTTCTCGACTCTGAATCTACCTGGCTCACAGCCCAAGCAGAACTGTTTGAGCGCTACGGTGCAACGTTTACTCAGGCTGATGAGGACGCACTCATGGGTGCAGCTGCCCTCGATTTCGCTCGCGTGCTGGCAGCCAACACCACCCCTCATGGTGCTTCTGCCGATGACGCGGCAGCCCACGAGAAACACATTATTGAGGTGGTTCTTGAGGTCGAAGAGAACATGATTGAGCGCGGTATGGAACGCATACCTGGTGCTCTTGACACCATTAAGAAACTCAGCAAGGTGATGCCCGTAGCGGTTGCCTCTAATTCTTCAGCTGACCTGCTGACTCGCAAGATGCAGGCTTTTGGCTTCGCTCCCTATCTCACCACCTGGGTAGGCGCTGATGACGTTGCCAGCCCCAAACCTGCCCCCGATATGTACGCCGAAGCGATCAAGCGTTTGGGCGGGGACTCCCAGCAGACACTGACCGTTGAAGATTCAGTCACCGGTGCCCGCGCAGCCCAGGAATCAGGCGCTAACACCCTAATTTTTACCGGTCACGGCGACACCGGCGCGCCCGGTCAGGGTCGCTTCGATTCCTACACAGACCCAGATTTTCTCGCGACCCTCAACCGCTGGGTTAAAGCGGCACGCAAGGCGTAA
- a CDS encoding 1-phosphofructokinase family hexose kinase, with translation MIVTLTANPSMDRTVELSGVLERDAVIRAERAVEDPGGKGVNISRALQSSGFDTVAVLPGDDADPVLHQLAEASVRCHNLPLGEPIRSNITIVEPDGTTTKINAPGAALDDAQQQHLTRVLVEEGIGASWLVLAGSLPPGVDGGYYRSVIQTLRDELGDKAPRIAVDTSGDALRETLADATALPNLIKPNAEELAELVGRPEAAEELEESPELTARTARELVERGVENVLATLGGKGAVLVNAEGAWHAQHAPVKVRSTVGAGDSSLSGFLIASELGKTASERLVQAVAHGSAAASLPGTQMPTLESTTPEAVTLREIQF, from the coding sequence ATGATCGTTACACTAACCGCTAACCCGAGTATGGATCGCACCGTTGAGCTTTCAGGTGTGCTTGAGCGCGATGCTGTTATTCGCGCTGAGCGTGCTGTTGAAGATCCCGGTGGAAAAGGCGTGAATATTTCTCGTGCGTTACAGTCATCGGGGTTCGATACCGTAGCTGTGCTGCCCGGCGATGATGCAGACCCCGTACTGCACCAGCTGGCGGAGGCGTCGGTGCGGTGCCACAACCTGCCCCTTGGTGAGCCGATCCGTTCCAACATCACGATTGTTGAACCCGATGGTACAACCACCAAGATTAACGCTCCCGGTGCTGCCCTTGATGATGCTCAGCAGCAGCATCTGACCCGCGTCCTGGTAGAAGAGGGCATAGGCGCATCATGGCTGGTGCTGGCAGGTTCTTTGCCTCCCGGCGTTGATGGCGGCTACTACCGCTCGGTCATTCAGACACTGCGCGATGAGTTGGGCGACAAAGCTCCGCGTATTGCTGTTGATACCTCGGGGGATGCCCTGCGCGAAACGCTTGCAGATGCAACTGCCCTGCCCAACCTCATTAAGCCCAATGCCGAGGAACTGGCAGAGTTGGTAGGTCGCCCTGAAGCTGCTGAGGAGCTTGAAGAAAGCCCTGAACTGACCGCTCGCACCGCCCGCGAACTCGTAGAACGCGGTGTTGAGAACGTTTTGGCAACCCTCGGAGGCAAAGGTGCTGTGCTGGTAAATGCTGAAGGCGCTTGGCACGCTCAGCACGCTCCGGTGAAAGTGCGCTCAACTGTGGGTGCCGGAGATTCTTCTCTCTCGGGCTTCCTGATAGCTAGCGAACTGGGCAAAACCGCCAGCGAACGCTTGGTGCAGGCAGTGGCTCACGGCTCCGCCGCAGCGTCCTTGCCTGGTACGCAGATGCCCACCCTAGAATCAACCACTCCCGAAGCTGTCACCCTGCGAGAGATTCAGTTTTAA
- a CDS encoding FadR/GntR family transcriptional regulator, giving the protein MKDLEVIALVAKGTGATKPTARERQKLLQQQIVDAILQRKLTAGSPLPPEHELMEELGAGRNSIREAIKALDAVGIVEVQHGFGTFVSNDALTPMVRALTFRGRLSLFDNGREALELVDVRQALETGLIPFVVATISDDELELVRVAAEGIEAASRGGSSIAVWDQQFHAALFAPLGNELLSGLLDVFWQVYNNISVSLDGVAPVAGKDLCELADAHTALFEAVKCRDAVAAVNLMTAHFDGIRGRVEKWARQLESQAAVEP; this is encoded by the coding sequence GTGAAAGATTTAGAGGTGATTGCGTTGGTGGCTAAAGGCACCGGTGCTACAAAACCCACAGCCCGTGAACGGCAGAAACTTCTGCAGCAACAGATTGTTGATGCTATTTTGCAGCGCAAACTCACGGCGGGTTCACCTCTGCCCCCCGAACATGAGCTGATGGAAGAACTGGGCGCTGGACGAAACTCTATTCGTGAAGCAATCAAGGCGTTGGACGCGGTGGGTATCGTCGAGGTGCAGCACGGCTTTGGCACCTTCGTGAGTAACGACGCGCTGACTCCTATGGTGCGTGCTCTCACCTTTCGCGGGCGTCTTTCGCTTTTTGATAATGGGCGTGAGGCGCTTGAGCTGGTAGATGTGCGTCAAGCGCTTGAAACGGGTTTGATTCCTTTTGTTGTAGCTACCATTTCAGATGATGAGTTAGAACTCGTGCGGGTTGCTGCTGAGGGTATTGAGGCAGCTAGCCGGGGTGGCAGTTCTATTGCGGTGTGGGATCAGCAGTTTCACGCTGCCCTCTTTGCTCCGCTGGGTAACGAGCTACTTTCGGGTCTGCTCGATGTTTTTTGGCAGGTGTACAACAATATTTCTGTGTCGCTCGACGGGGTTGCTCCCGTTGCCGGTAAAGATTTGTGCGAACTGGCTGATGCGCATACCGCCCTGTTTGAGGCAGTCAAATGCAGGGATGCAGTTGCTGCTGTCAATCTAATGACCGCGCACTTTGATGGTATTCGGGGTCGCGTCGAGAAGTGGGCTCGTCAGTTGGAAAGCCAGGCTGCGGTTGAACCGTAG